The Candidatus Polarisedimenticolia bacterium genome window below encodes:
- a CDS encoding radical SAM protein, with protein MSYGLGSQLKEFLLRAAPGFMPDRWNAPRLLTFMMTYRCNLRCTMCWQWGEQGLFHEMSREHEVQQLDLASLRSVIDDVAEDGTGVFLWGGEPFLHRDLMAFVEHVKSKGLYCSINTNGTYLPREARRLVDLGVDAVMVSVDGPREIHDSIRGMQGSFQKIADGVAAIREARNGAGRKPEIIVNTTISPGNQKNLLETRDVVEGMGADQMILSQLWFTTEQIGRANEAYFREKFDAHAASWRGFVMDVSVLDTERIAEQMRQMSLKDSAMKLRFLPDLHPGQVDAYYRRPEESFGKTRCFVPWLESEILPSGEVTPCSDRPDLIMGNVKRQRFREIWNNDLYRSFRRAMREDGLFPYCSRCCGLWSH; from the coding sequence ATGTCTTACGGCCTGGGATCGCAGCTCAAGGAATTCCTGCTTCGGGCGGCGCCCGGATTCATGCCCGACCGCTGGAACGCCCCGCGCCTGCTCACCTTCATGATGACCTATCGGTGCAATCTCCGCTGCACCATGTGCTGGCAGTGGGGCGAGCAGGGACTTTTCCACGAGATGTCCCGGGAGCACGAGGTTCAGCAGCTCGATCTCGCCAGCCTGCGGAGCGTCATCGACGACGTCGCGGAGGACGGGACCGGCGTCTTCCTGTGGGGCGGGGAGCCGTTCCTGCATCGCGATCTGATGGCGTTCGTGGAGCACGTGAAGTCGAAGGGGCTGTATTGCAGCATCAACACGAACGGCACCTATCTGCCGCGCGAGGCCCGGCGCCTCGTCGACCTCGGCGTCGACGCCGTCATGGTCTCGGTCGACGGCCCCCGCGAGATCCACGACTCGATTCGCGGAATGCAGGGATCCTTCCAGAAGATCGCCGACGGCGTCGCGGCAATCCGGGAGGCGAGGAACGGAGCCGGGAGGAAGCCGGAGATCATCGTGAATACGACGATCTCGCCGGGGAACCAGAAGAACCTCCTGGAGACGCGGGACGTCGTGGAGGGGATGGGGGCCGATCAGATGATCCTCTCCCAGCTCTGGTTCACCACGGAGCAGATCGGGCGGGCCAACGAGGCCTACTTCCGCGAGAAGTTCGACGCGCACGCCGCCTCCTGGCGCGGCTTCGTCATGGACGTGTCGGTCCTCGACACGGAGCGGATCGCCGAGCAGATGCGGCAGATGTCCCTCAAGGACTCGGCGATGAAGCTCCGGTTCCTTCCCGATCTCCACCCCGGGCAGGTGGACGCTTACTACCGCCGCCCGGAGGAGTCCTTCGGGAAGACGCGCTGCTTCGTTCCCTGGCTCGAGTCGGAAATCCTGCCGAGCGGGGAAGTGACCCCCTGCTCCGATCGTCCCGACCTGATCATGGGCAACGTGAAACGGCAGCGGTTCCGGGAAATCTGGAACAACGATCTTTACCGCTCGTTCCGGCGGGCCATGCGGGAAGACGGCCTCTTTCCCTATTGCTCCCGCTGCTGCGGGCTCTGGTCCCATTGA
- a CDS encoding class I SAM-dependent methyltransferase, which produces MSESANPTGRERAADREARRVVRRISHPRPWQYDYLMLRAIAAGLAREASALNGGGKMEVLDVGCKYMPYREFFSGKFSRYVGVDLESYRGMSARADGLRLPFLSDSFDLLLCTQAFYLMPDFRAALAEFARVTRRGGRIVLTTIGIWPYPREQRLHRWSRRELEEALSEIGEARVEETGGYLHLIPQLANAALAMGIERHLRREHGKAGGILALPLKGVYLGTNLLSMAGRAAIRAAAGAGLGWARSLNDLDSHLAINYLAVVSPRK; this is translated from the coding sequence TTGAGCGAGAGCGCGAACCCGACCGGACGAGAGCGCGCCGCCGACCGCGAGGCGCGGCGGGTGGTGCGCCGAATCTCGCACCCGCGGCCCTGGCAGTACGACTACCTGATGCTCCGCGCGATCGCCGCGGGGCTGGCGCGCGAGGCGTCCGCCTTGAACGGCGGCGGCAAGATGGAGGTTCTGGACGTCGGATGCAAGTACATGCCTTACCGCGAATTCTTCAGCGGCAAGTTCTCGCGCTACGTCGGCGTCGACCTGGAGTCTTACCGGGGAATGAGCGCGCGCGCCGACGGCCTGCGCCTTCCTTTCCTATCCGACAGCTTCGACCTCCTTCTCTGCACCCAGGCCTTCTATCTCATGCCCGATTTTCGCGCGGCCCTGGCGGAGTTCGCCCGGGTCACCCGGCGGGGAGGACGAATCGTCCTGACCACGATCGGCATCTGGCCCTACCCGCGGGAGCAGCGCCTCCACCGCTGGAGCCGAAGGGAGCTGGAGGAGGCGCTGTCGGAGATTGGGGAGGCCAGGGTGGAAGAGACCGGGGGCTACCTGCACCTGATTCCCCAGCTCGCCAACGCCGCCCTGGCGATGGGGATCGAGCGCCACTTGAGGCGCGAGCACGGAAAGGCGGGCGGCATTCTCGCCCTGCCCTTGAAAGGGGTCTACCTCGGAACCAATCTTCTGTCGATGGCCGGACGGGCCGCGATCCGCGCCGCCGCCGGCGCGGGGCTCGGATGGGCCCGCTCGCTGAACGATCTCGACTCGCACCTCGCCATCAACTACCTGGCGGTCGTGAGTCCGCGAAAGTGA
- a CDS encoding glycosyltransferase family A protein → MTAPRISVLIATADRPELLEDCLRCLRASTFQDAEVLVLDQSRAPVPPPALNDSDGGPRVRHVLCPRRGKSAALNVGISLARGSLLAFTDDDCRVAPDWLEVMAVALEQGERLVLTGRVLAGETEGETAAAAPSLRDDAAERIYRQPASRDVLFGNNMAIPAEILRRVGPFDEALGPGTPAPAAEDNDLGYRLLKAGIPIRYLPAMVVVHRSWRGEREQVGLYLGYGLGQGAFYRKHLARRDLHMLSRMARSLWSAGRDAGGAVLLGRPYDFRASTAFASGLLKGFLRGAPGVAGRGNGAMPGEGR, encoded by the coding sequence ATGACGGCGCCGCGAATCTCCGTCCTCATCGCCACGGCCGATCGCCCCGAGCTCCTGGAGGATTGCCTGAGGTGCCTGCGCGCCTCCACGTTCCAGGACGCGGAAGTGCTGGTCCTGGATCAGAGCCGCGCTCCCGTCCCGCCTCCGGCGCTCAACGACTCCGACGGCGGGCCGCGCGTACGCCACGTCCTGTGCCCGCGGCGCGGCAAGAGCGCGGCGCTGAACGTCGGGATCTCGTTGGCGAGGGGGAGCCTCCTGGCCTTCACCGACGATGATTGCCGGGTTGCCCCCGACTGGCTGGAAGTGATGGCGGTCGCCCTGGAACAGGGAGAACGGTTGGTCCTCACCGGCCGCGTCCTGGCCGGGGAGACGGAAGGCGAGACGGCCGCGGCGGCCCCCTCGTTGAGGGACGACGCGGCGGAGCGGATCTATCGGCAGCCGGCTTCGAGGGACGTCCTGTTCGGCAACAACATGGCCATTCCGGCCGAGATCCTGCGGCGCGTCGGCCCTTTTGACGAAGCGCTGGGGCCCGGCACTCCCGCGCCGGCCGCGGAGGACAACGACTTGGGGTACCGGCTGCTGAAAGCGGGAATTCCCATCCGGTATCTGCCGGCGATGGTCGTCGTGCACCGGTCGTGGAGAGGGGAGCGCGAGCAGGTGGGTCTTTACCTCGGGTATGGCCTCGGTCAAGGAGCGTTCTACCGGAAGCACCTCGCGCGGCGCGATCTGCACATGCTGAGCAGGATGGCCCGGAGCCTCTGGTCGGCCGGGCGCGATGCAGGCGGAGCCGTGCTTCTGGGACGGCCCTACGACTTTCGCGCCTCCACCGCCTTCGCCTCGGGACTCCTGAAGGGGTTCCTCCGGGGCGCCCCGGGTGTCGCGGGCCGGGGGAACGGCGCCATGCCGGGAGAAGGGCGTTGA
- a CDS encoding oligosaccharide flippase family protein: protein MSLGRVARNIGSGYAGAAVNGAVLLLLTPLVIRHLGAGDYGIWVLTSAIGSYLGFLNAGSGAAGVRSVASRAGTGRLAEASREVGTIFRIYFCVGLLACAALLLLSFTALDRFRVPAARQGEARVLLVMIAVNFLISFPFGVTRSVMAGLQRFQLLNGIEVAAALFRLVATAALLGAGFGLVALGAVQLASSLLGHAARAAALRKIAPGIHLMGGPEWSGLAPGVSIFSVLSFGYESLRTLFDNADLLFLGLLAGPAAVAAFGVGLTLASFVSKGLQPVSGVLFPLASRMEAQGRREDSARLLEVGTRLNLALGLPLVTLLLIDGSSLLRLWVGEGFQDSVPVLAVLAIAYLGSAASLAATTLLFGSGLVKWLIQAEAFRYVLNLGLLLVLTPAFGLVGAAAATLVAILTVDLWLVIRRACPYVGLAPRTFLLRSVAWPLLSGMPVVLLMAAWRRLLPDPSLPLLLLRGAACLAGFALVYALSGTFREERRLAGKVWAEVFR, encoded by the coding sequence ATGAGCCTCGGCCGCGTCGCGCGCAACATCGGCTCCGGATATGCCGGAGCGGCCGTCAACGGGGCGGTCCTGCTCCTGTTGACGCCTCTGGTGATCCGGCATCTCGGGGCGGGCGACTACGGAATCTGGGTTTTGACCTCGGCGATCGGGAGCTACCTCGGGTTCCTGAACGCCGGCAGCGGCGCGGCCGGAGTCCGGTCCGTGGCCTCACGGGCCGGAACGGGACGGCTCGCCGAGGCCAGCCGCGAGGTGGGGACGATCTTCCGGATCTACTTCTGCGTCGGCCTCCTCGCCTGCGCCGCTCTGCTGCTTCTCAGCTTCACCGCGTTGGACCGCTTCCGGGTTCCCGCGGCGCGCCAGGGCGAGGCGCGGGTGCTGCTCGTCATGATTGCCGTCAACTTCCTGATCTCGTTCCCCTTCGGCGTGACGCGCAGCGTCATGGCCGGACTCCAACGCTTCCAGCTCCTGAATGGAATCGAGGTCGCCGCCGCGCTCTTCCGTCTCGTCGCGACCGCCGCCCTGCTGGGCGCGGGGTTCGGCCTGGTGGCGCTCGGGGCCGTCCAGCTCGCCTCCTCCCTCCTCGGACATGCCGCGCGGGCGGCCGCTCTGCGGAAGATCGCGCCGGGAATCCACCTCATGGGAGGGCCGGAATGGAGCGGCCTGGCGCCGGGAGTGTCGATCTTCTCCGTCCTCTCGTTCGGTTACGAGAGTCTCCGGACGCTGTTCGACAACGCCGATCTCCTGTTCCTCGGCCTCCTGGCCGGCCCGGCCGCGGTGGCGGCGTTCGGAGTCGGCTTGACGCTCGCCTCTTTCGTCTCGAAGGGACTCCAGCCGGTTTCCGGCGTCCTGTTCCCCCTCGCCTCCAGGATGGAGGCCCAGGGGAGGCGCGAGGATTCGGCCCGCCTCCTGGAGGTCGGCACGCGGCTGAACCTGGCGCTGGGGTTGCCCCTGGTGACGCTGTTGCTGATCGACGGGAGCTCCCTGCTGCGACTGTGGGTCGGCGAGGGATTCCAGGACAGCGTCCCGGTGCTCGCCGTCCTGGCGATCGCCTATCTCGGGTCGGCCGCTTCGCTTGCGGCGACGACGCTGCTGTTCGGGTCGGGCCTCGTGAAATGGCTGATCCAGGCGGAAGCCTTCCGCTACGTCCTCAATCTGGGCCTGTTGCTGGTGCTTACGCCGGCGTTCGGCCTCGTGGGCGCCGCCGCGGCGACGCTCGTGGCGATCCTGACGGTCGACCTCTGGCTCGTGATCCGCCGCGCTTGCCCCTACGTCGGACTGGCGCCGCGCACGTTTCTCCTGCGCTCGGTGGCCTGGCCGCTGCTTTCGGGAATGCCCGTGGTGCTGCTCATGGCCGCCTGGCGGAGACTGCTTCCGGACCCGTCGCTGCCGCTCCTCCTGCTGCGCGGCGCGGCCTGTCTGGCGGGGTTCGCGCTCGTCTACGCGCTCAGCGGCACTTTCCGTGAGGAGCGGCGCCTGGCGGGCAAGGTCTGGGCGGAGGTCTTCCGATGA
- a CDS encoding phosphotransferase — protein MIEALSEAYRGIAADGLAEPEEISVMLVHRPHGDKNYADQSVYFFFLPRDKFPSAVGKVGFDPAGAHYLEREYRGLQSVSALNGRVPDGTFPRPLLFREVAGRRFLLQSALRGEKIASWILPGSRLNPRLSRVLSWSSDWSAALGRATLGEASALVPVWTEEFSSKLDRTGRSRALLETAARTVWDGFGKRFPSVLAHGDFCGENILEHSDGYGVIDWELCDEISVPTYDLLDLCLWVIFRTEGKGEVDPFGALERLLNGDDPLARELRMALGQYFRRMGFPRQLLPPLLTLSWAGYCLKKFRYLERDETGSFARARAGVRKILETPAEVLAGEWTAR, from the coding sequence ATGATCGAGGCCTTGTCGGAAGCCTATCGAGGAATCGCCGCCGACGGGTTGGCCGAGCCGGAGGAAATCTCGGTCATGCTGGTACATCGTCCCCATGGCGACAAGAACTACGCGGACCAGTCCGTCTATTTCTTCTTCCTTCCTCGGGACAAGTTCCCGTCGGCGGTGGGCAAGGTGGGATTCGATCCGGCGGGAGCTCACTACCTCGAGCGCGAGTATCGGGGCCTCCAGTCGGTCAGCGCCCTGAACGGCCGCGTGCCCGACGGGACGTTTCCGCGTCCCCTCCTCTTCCGCGAGGTGGCCGGGCGCCGCTTCCTGCTTCAATCGGCGCTGCGGGGGGAGAAGATCGCCTCCTGGATCCTCCCCGGCTCGCGCCTGAATCCGCGACTGTCGCGCGTCCTTTCCTGGTCGTCCGATTGGAGCGCCGCGCTGGGAAGGGCCACTTTGGGAGAGGCTTCGGCTCTCGTCCCGGTCTGGACGGAGGAGTTCAGCAGCAAGCTGGATCGCACCGGCAGGTCCCGGGCACTGCTGGAGACCGCCGCCCGGACCGTCTGGGACGGCTTCGGCAAGCGATTTCCTTCGGTGCTGGCCCACGGCGATTTCTGCGGTGAGAACATCCTCGAGCACTCCGACGGTTACGGCGTCATCGACTGGGAGCTCTGCGACGAGATCTCGGTCCCCACGTACGACCTGCTGGACCTTTGCCTGTGGGTCATCTTCCGGACCGAGGGAAAGGGAGAAGTCGATCCCTTCGGTGCGCTCGAGCGGCTTCTCAACGGCGACGACCCGCTGGCCCGGGAGCTCCGCATGGCTTTGGGACAGTACTTCCGCCGGATGGGATTCCCGCGCCAGCTGCTTCCCCCCCTGCTCACCCTGTCGTGGGCCGGATACTGCCTGAAGAAGTTCCGCTACCTCGAGCGGGACGAGACGGGGAGTTTCGCGCGGGCCCGCGCCGGCGTGAGAAAGATCCTCGAGACGCCCGCGGAAGTCCTCGCGGGAGAATGGACGGCACGATGA
- a CDS encoding polysaccharide biosynthesis/export family protein, with translation MKRRSAALLLAILVTALAAFALGAEATADPRPGDTEPDSALSGDYRIGVGDLLNIQVWKEADLTRSVPVRPDGKISFPLLDDIQAAGLSPLELKVVLTGKLKQFLSEPRVTVLVEEVNSYKVYVMGEVLTQGALTLKNKTTLLQAISLAGGFTQYAKRNEITVLRRTVKRDERIIVSYDRILSGKNPEQNLTLEPGDTVVVP, from the coding sequence ATGAAGCGCCGATCGGCGGCCCTTCTCCTGGCGATCCTGGTTACGGCCCTGGCGGCCTTCGCCCTCGGGGCGGAGGCCACCGCCGATCCGCGCCCGGGCGACACCGAGCCGGACTCCGCCTTAAGCGGCGATTACCGCATCGGCGTGGGGGATCTGCTCAACATCCAGGTCTGGAAGGAGGCCGACTTGACCCGGTCGGTCCCGGTCAGGCCCGACGGGAAGATCTCCTTCCCGCTTCTCGACGACATCCAGGCGGCCGGTTTGAGCCCCCTCGAGCTGAAAGTCGTGCTCACCGGAAAGCTCAAGCAGTTCCTAAGTGAGCCGAGAGTGACGGTCCTGGTGGAGGAAGTGAACAGCTACAAAGTCTACGTCATGGGAGAGGTGCTGACCCAGGGGGCGCTGACCCTCAAGAACAAGACGACCCTTCTCCAGGCGATCTCCCTGGCCGGGGGCTTCACCCAGTACGCGAAGCGCAACGAAATCACGGTGCTGCGGAGGACCGTGAAGCGGGACGAGCGGATCATCGTGAGTTACGATCGCATCCTCTCCGGCAAGAACCCCGAACAAAACCTCACGCTCGAACCGGGCGACACGGTGGTGGTGCCTTGA
- a CDS encoding polysaccharide deacetylase family protein, translating into MDRTTGPKVLMYHWVSGDPGERLRAWGVTPEQFESQMQYLFDEGYRIVPLGEVVATVRGERPSSEREVAITFDDGYRDFLEHAAPILRRFRFPATIFLVADRVGQTNSWDARHGDRPRPLMNWSEAAALAAAGMEIGSHARTHRFLPDLSDQELEEEIRGSKRILEERLGRPMRFFSYPHGLYDERALRWVAAAGYQAGCSDLRGGNARGTDPLLLRRTLVTCHETRWSFGFKCRTGFGAREWARWRIAQLRGARPPAGQEAVA; encoded by the coding sequence ATGGATAGAACCACGGGCCCGAAGGTCCTGATGTACCACTGGGTGAGCGGCGATCCGGGGGAGAGGCTGCGCGCCTGGGGGGTCACCCCCGAGCAGTTCGAATCCCAGATGCAGTACCTCTTCGACGAGGGTTACCGGATCGTGCCGCTCGGCGAGGTCGTGGCGACCGTCCGGGGGGAGCGTCCGAGCTCAGAGCGCGAGGTGGCGATCACCTTCGACGACGGATACCGCGATTTCCTGGAGCATGCCGCCCCGATCCTGCGCCGGTTCCGCTTCCCGGCGACGATCTTTCTGGTCGCCGACCGGGTGGGGCAGACCAATTCCTGGGACGCGCGCCACGGCGATCGGCCGCGTCCCCTGATGAACTGGAGCGAGGCGGCCGCCCTCGCCGCGGCGGGGATGGAAATCGGCTCGCACGCGCGGACGCACCGGTTCCTCCCGGATCTCTCCGATCAGGAGCTGGAAGAGGAGATCCGGGGCTCCAAGCGGATTCTCGAAGAGCGCCTCGGCCGGCCGATGCGCTTCTTCTCGTATCCCCACGGGCTGTACGACGAGCGCGCCCTGCGCTGGGTCGCGGCGGCGGGTTACCAGGCGGGCTGCTCGGACCTGCGGGGCGGCAACGCCCGCGGGACCGATCCTCTCCTCCTGCGGCGGACCCTGGTGACGTGCCACGAGACCCGCTGGTCGTTCGGCTTCAAGTGTCGGACCGGCTTCGGAGCGCGCGAATGGGCGCGATGGCGGATTGCGCAGCTGCGCGGGGCGCGGCCGCCGGCGGGCCAGGAGGCGGTGGCATGA
- a CDS encoding helix-turn-helix domain-containing protein translates to MGRKEEILTSAEARRYLKIGRTKLWQLTKEQLIPSYRLGSSPNASLRYKRSELLRWLEKNRLTASNGVNDSGGA, encoded by the coding sequence ATGGGGAGAAAAGAGGAAATCCTGACGAGTGCCGAGGCAAGACGCTATCTCAAGATCGGCCGGACGAAGCTCTGGCAGCTCACGAAAGAGCAGCTGATTCCGAGCTACCGGCTGGGGAGCTCTCCGAACGCTTCCCTGCGCTACAAGCGCTCGGAGCTGCTCCGCTGGCTGGAGAAGAACCGTCTCACGGCGAGCAACGGCGTCAACGACAGCGGCGGAGCGTGA
- a CDS encoding glycosyltransferase — protein MTAGGDRAATISVAVCTRNRPALLSRCLESLGGLRPAPLEILIVDQSDGDASARIAEQAALHLPGLRRLATPTRGLSRARNAALGEARGEIVAFTDDDCLVPADWVGRVAEAFERHPDVAAVTGGSLPDPARTPGRRILAATTWHPPEARLFRRKVDPSVVGGGLNLSIRKSWAARFGMFDPDLGPGGRFRGADDTDFIHRVLKSGGAILYDPDVVVFHLGWRDDESQTAVEFEYGHGIAAWALKMAAQGDFFPLGIALEVVASQGRRALGGILRRDRTAVRTGRAYLAGLGRGAVAWVFARGDGSERRAFAPKEIPHG, from the coding sequence ATGACGGCCGGAGGAGATCGAGCCGCGACGATTTCGGTGGCGGTCTGCACCCGCAACCGCCCCGCGCTCTTGAGCCGCTGTCTCGAGAGCCTGGGAGGCCTGCGACCCGCGCCGCTCGAGATTCTGATCGTCGATCAGAGCGACGGAGACGCGTCGGCTCGGATCGCGGAGCAAGCGGCGCTTCACCTTCCCGGCCTTCGCCGTCTCGCCACGCCGACGCGGGGATTGAGCCGCGCCCGGAACGCGGCCCTGGGGGAGGCGCGGGGGGAGATCGTCGCCTTCACCGACGACGACTGTCTCGTGCCTGCCGACTGGGTCGGCCGCGTGGCGGAGGCGTTCGAGCGGCATCCGGACGTCGCGGCGGTCACCGGCGGCTCGCTTCCCGACCCCGCCCGGACGCCCGGACGGAGGATTCTCGCGGCGACCACGTGGCATCCGCCCGAGGCGCGTCTTTTCCGGCGGAAGGTCGATCCGAGCGTCGTGGGCGGCGGACTGAACCTCTCGATCCGGAAATCGTGGGCGGCGAGGTTTGGAATGTTCGATCCCGATCTGGGGCCCGGAGGGCGCTTTCGGGGGGCCGACGACACCGACTTCATCCACCGGGTTCTCAAGTCCGGCGGCGCGATCCTTTACGACCCCGACGTGGTCGTCTTCCATCTCGGGTGGCGGGACGATGAAAGCCAGACGGCGGTGGAATTCGAATACGGGCACGGCATCGCGGCCTGGGCGCTCAAGATGGCGGCGCAAGGCGATTTTTTCCCGCTGGGGATCGCGCTGGAGGTCGTCGCCTCCCAGGGCCGGCGGGCCCTGGGAGGGATCCTGCGGCGCGATCGCACCGCGGTCCGAACCGGCCGCGCCTACCTGGCCGGGCTGGGGCGGGGCGCCGTGGCGTGGGTTTTCGCGAGAGGGGACGGATCGGAGCGGCGCGCTTTCGCTCCGAAGGAGATCCCGCATGGATAG
- a CDS encoding glycosyltransferase translates to MSSPRVSIVVPTYNRRRLLAGTLPPLLSQEPASIPYEIVVVVDGSRDGTVEMLREIQGEGRLRFVTQENRGLAAARNRGAREGRGEIVLFLDDDMIAPPNLVSGHLEAHARPGERVVFGGLGLAPAVRRSFLKDGVESWGAEIDARLSSPGYRFRFDDCHFGHASISKSLFLRAGGFDESFVKFGNEDYELGWRLIGMEAEMSYLGRVAVGQVYDKTFGRWLEDCYSVGRADVDLQRKHRALAADLRLSRREPHPLKRFARWSSLLAVDFTAPAWAAAELAMAGMERAGARGRALGHVQSLLGERRYWKGIRDARRAAAPVRRSVGEGRAA, encoded by the coding sequence ATGAGCTCGCCCCGCGTCTCGATCGTCGTGCCGACCTACAACCGGCGCCGGCTCTTGGCGGGGACGCTGCCGCCGCTCCTGAGCCAGGAGCCGGCGTCGATCCCCTACGAAATCGTCGTGGTGGTCGACGGCTCGCGCGACGGGACGGTGGAGATGCTGCGGGAGATACAGGGGGAAGGCAGGTTGCGCTTCGTCACCCAGGAAAACCGCGGTCTTGCCGCCGCCCGGAACCGCGGCGCCCGCGAGGGACGCGGGGAGATCGTTCTTTTCCTCGACGACGACATGATCGCGCCGCCCAACCTCGTCTCCGGCCACCTCGAGGCCCACGCCCGCCCCGGGGAGCGGGTCGTCTTCGGAGGTCTTGGTCTGGCGCCGGCCGTCCGGAGGTCCTTCCTGAAGGACGGCGTCGAATCGTGGGGGGCGGAAATCGACGCGCGCCTCTCGAGCCCGGGATACCGATTCCGCTTCGACGACTGTCATTTCGGGCACGCCTCGATCTCGAAGAGCCTGTTCCTGCGCGCCGGGGGATTCGACGAGAGCTTCGTGAAGTTCGGGAACGAGGATTACGAGCTCGGGTGGCGCCTGATCGGCATGGAGGCGGAGATGAGCTACCTCGGCCGGGTCGCGGTCGGCCAGGTCTACGACAAGACTTTCGGGCGCTGGCTGGAAGATTGTTACTCGGTCGGCCGGGCCGACGTGGACCTGCAGCGGAAGCACCGGGCGCTTGCCGCCGATCTCCGGCTCTCCCGGCGCGAGCCCCATCCCCTCAAGCGCTTCGCCCGCTGGTCCTCTCTCTTGGCGGTCGATTTCACGGCCCCCGCCTGGGCCGCCGCCGAGCTGGCGATGGCCGGGATGGAGCGCGCCGGAGCGCGGGGGCGGGCTCTCGGTCACGTCCAGTCGCTGCTCGGAGAGCGCCGCTATTGGAAGGGGATTCGGGATGCGCGGCGCGCCGCCGCCCCCGTCCGCCGGAGCGTCGGGGAAGGGAGGGCCGCATGA